In Dolichospermum flos-aquae CCAP 1403/13F, the following proteins share a genomic window:
- a CDS encoding IS1634 family transposase, translating into MEIQNIDHLGIVAGIIDSIGIVEIINELIGVEKDEKVNAGQVVKAMIINGLGFVSKPLYMFPKYFETIACEHLIGAGVKPEYLNDDKLGRVMDKLFIKGLDTIFFIIALKAAQKFGVSLSTSHLDSSSMHVHGQYNTSLPFVIFESQKVGNNQELEELAVKSPKEITITYGYSRDHRPDLKQFIIEMICSGDGDIPIFLKLASGNQADSSCFGKIAVEYQKQLEVNSLMVADAALYTESNLKMMSELRWLCRVPLSIKAAKSLISTLAESEFIDSTIPGYKLASKIQNYAGIEQRWLVVQSQERKESDLHKLTQKITKAESKAVQDLKKLSQERFACVADAIKALSKLSKQFKYHQIHESTVTQVKSNKKDTSGEISYQISATVSQDESKINTELLSAGRFIIATNVLDSKELSNDSMLREYKAQQSCERGFGFLKDPLFFADSIFLKSPERIESLGMIMGLCLLVYTLAQRHIRNALLESKSTIKNQLGKATNRPTLRWIFQCFQCIHLVTLSQEKHISNWNKDRDFILSLLPDDCLRYYQLVS; encoded by the coding sequence ATGGAAATTCAGAACATAGACCATCTAGGGATAGTAGCAGGAATCATAGATTCAATCGGAATAGTAGAAATAATAAATGAATTAATAGGAGTCGAAAAAGACGAAAAAGTAAATGCAGGTCAAGTGGTAAAAGCCATGATAATAAACGGGTTAGGATTTGTCTCCAAACCGTTATATATGTTTCCCAAATATTTTGAAACAATAGCCTGTGAGCATTTAATAGGAGCAGGAGTAAAACCAGAATATCTCAACGACGATAAATTGGGGAGAGTCATGGATAAACTGTTTATAAAAGGCTTAGATACAATCTTTTTTATCATAGCCTTAAAAGCTGCTCAAAAATTTGGAGTATCACTATCAACATCACATCTAGACTCATCATCAATGCACGTGCATGGGCAGTATAACACTAGCTTACCATTCGTAATATTTGAGAGTCAAAAAGTAGGAAATAACCAAGAATTAGAAGAATTAGCAGTAAAATCACCAAAAGAAATAACCATCACCTACGGTTATTCTCGTGACCATCGTCCAGACTTAAAACAGTTTATCATAGAAATGATATGTTCAGGAGATGGAGACATACCAATATTTTTAAAACTAGCATCGGGAAACCAAGCTGACTCATCATGTTTTGGTAAAATAGCAGTAGAATATCAAAAACAATTAGAAGTTAATAGTCTCATGGTTGCTGACGCTGCTTTATATACAGAATCAAACCTGAAAATGATGTCAGAATTACGTTGGTTATGTCGAGTACCATTAAGCATAAAAGCAGCAAAATCATTAATATCAACATTAGCAGAATCAGAATTTATTGATAGTACAATACCAGGATATAAATTAGCATCAAAAATCCAAAATTATGCAGGGATAGAACAAAGATGGTTAGTAGTGCAAAGTCAAGAAAGAAAAGAATCAGACCTGCATAAGCTCACACAAAAAATTACCAAAGCAGAATCAAAAGCTGTGCAAGATTTGAAAAAGTTATCACAAGAGAGATTTGCATGTGTTGCAGATGCTATCAAGGCATTATCAAAATTATCAAAACAATTCAAATATCATCAAATTCACGAAAGTACGGTGACTCAAGTAAAATCTAATAAAAAAGATACTTCAGGAGAAATATCCTATCAAATATCAGCTACAGTCTCCCAGGATGAAAGTAAAATTAATACAGAATTGCTGAGTGCGGGACGTTTTATTATTGCGACAAATGTTTTAGATTCAAAGGAACTAAGCAATGATTCTATGCTCAGGGAATATAAAGCTCAACAATCATGTGAAAGAGGGTTTGGTTTTCTCAAAGACCCATTATTTTTTGCCGACAGTATTTTCCTCAAAAGTCCTGAGAGAATAGAGTCTTTGGGAATGATTATGGGTTTATGTCTACTGGTTTATACTTTGGCTCAACGTCATATTAGAAATGCTCTTTTGGAGTCTAAATCAACAATTAAAAATCAATTAGGCAAAGCAACTAATCGTCCTACTTTACGCTGGATTTTTCAATGCTTTCAGTGTATTCATTTGGTTACACTCAGTCAGGAGAAACATATTTCTAATTGGAATAAGGACAGAGATTTTATCTTGAGTCTTTTACCAGATGATTGTTTACGTTACTATCAATTAGTCAGCTAA
- a CDS encoding pyruvate kinase, translating into MQTKNVELDLSDPCFLLTTLQELRQSVDQEGKEIFERWKKQIHRQSFINSSLNLAYYLALRRHDLRELQAALMPWGLSSLGRIEAKVLPTLDAVIATLQAVCRTDNDSIIIHPPLDAFFEGDRLLQQNTEDLFGNTLDNRRVRIMVTLPNEAATNYEFLRDIIRQGTNCVRINCAHDTPGEWLAMINNVKQAELELESSCKILMDLSGPKTRIKFVLTPSPKQRIFKGESLLLTHELPTTIDSEFFQASCTIPEVLKQLKIGTIVWIDDGRIGACVESITSEGVWLKITHARLKGEKLLPEKGINFPDTDLHLSSLTEKDQQDLDFITTHANQVNIIGYSYVQTPADIQLLQQELAVRLPENSPTPAIVAKIETPLAVSNLPELIIQAAGKQPFGIMIARGDLALEIGYQRLAEIQEEILWLCEAAHIPVIWATQVLENLVKHGMPSRAEITDAAMSERAECVMLNKGDYIIEAVAILDDVLTRMQAHQVKKTPQLRALHSW; encoded by the coding sequence ATGCAAACAAAAAATGTAGAGTTGGATCTCTCAGATCCTTGTTTTTTACTTACCACATTACAAGAACTTCGTCAATCTGTTGATCAGGAAGGCAAGGAAATATTTGAACGCTGGAAAAAGCAAATTCACCGACAATCTTTTATTAATAGTAGTCTCAATCTTGCCTATTATTTGGCACTGAGAAGACACGATTTACGAGAACTGCAAGCGGCTTTAATGCCTTGGGGTTTGTCCTCATTGGGGAGGATAGAAGCTAAGGTTTTACCAACTTTAGATGCGGTGATTGCCACCTTACAGGCAGTTTGTCGCACAGATAATGATTCTATCATTATACATCCACCTTTGGACGCATTTTTTGAGGGCGATCGCCTTCTCCAACAAAATACCGAAGATTTATTTGGTAACACCCTCGATAACCGTCGAGTTAGAATCATGGTAACGTTGCCAAATGAAGCCGCTACCAATTACGAATTTCTGCGGGATATCATTCGACAAGGGACCAATTGTGTGAGAATTAATTGCGCCCATGATACCCCCGGTGAATGGTTAGCCATGATTAACAATGTCAAACAAGCAGAATTAGAATTAGAATCTTCTTGTAAAATTCTTATGGATTTGAGTGGTCCCAAAACCAGAATTAAATTTGTTCTTACCCCCAGTCCCAAACAACGAATATTTAAAGGTGAATCTCTCCTCCTTACCCATGAGTTACCCACTACTATTGATTCTGAATTTTTTCAAGCCAGTTGCACAATTCCAGAAGTATTAAAACAACTGAAAATTGGTACAATAGTCTGGATTGATGATGGACGGATTGGTGCTTGTGTTGAGTCAATTACATCTGAGGGAGTATGGTTAAAAATTACCCATGCCCGTCTTAAAGGTGAAAAACTATTACCAGAAAAAGGCATTAATTTTCCTGACACTGACTTACATTTGAGTTCTTTAACAGAAAAAGATCAACAAGATTTAGATTTTATTACCACTCATGCTAATCAAGTTAATATTATCGGTTATTCCTATGTGCAAACACCCGCAGATATTCAGCTTTTACAACAGGAATTAGCGGTAAGATTACCAGAAAATTCTCCCACACCTGCCATAGTTGCCAAAATAGAAACACCCTTAGCCGTTAGCAATTTGCCAGAATTAATTATTCAAGCTGCCGGAAAACAACCCTTTGGAATTATGATTGCCAGAGGAGACTTGGCGCTGGAAATTGGTTATCAACGACTGGCGGAAATTCAAGAGGAGATATTATGGTTATGTGAGGCTGCCCATATCCCCGTAATTTGGGCAACTCAAGTCTTAGAAAATCTCGTCAAACATGGAATGCCGTCACGGGCAGAAATCACTGATGCGGCCATGTCAGAACGGGCAGAATGTGTCATGCTCAATAAGGGTGATTATATTATTGAAGCTGTGGCTATTTTAGATGATGTTCTCACCAGAATGCAAGCCCACCAAGTTAAAAAAACACCCCAACTACGGGCTTTACATTCTTGGTAA
- a CDS encoding ATP-dependent 6-phosphofructokinase translates to MKKRIGILTSGGDCPGLNCVIRAVVSHATRTFDWEVVGIPYATQGLLERKTVPLSIHGWDLRGIDPLLNMGGTILGSINKGDTLAHADEILAGYEAIALNALIIVGGDGSLNIIHQLAVLGNWNLIAIPKTIDHDVAFTERSIGFDTAINTIVDAINRLIFTAASHDRVMIIEVMGRSAGHLALHSGIAGGSDVILIPEVPYTIQGICHHLTELRDCWQKKFAIIVVAEGISVCAEDADNPSICTTAIDSERSRTKCGQGQYIAEKIANCSNHLIDTRVSVLGHIQRGGIPSALDRLTATMFGKVAVDLIAQNQYDQMLAWQNGKVVTFPIQDVIDNNPSLVNPQGDLVQTARSLGIYIGE, encoded by the coding sequence ATGAAAAAACGTATTGGTATTCTTACCAGTGGTGGTGATTGTCCGGGTCTAAATTGTGTGATTCGCGCTGTTGTGAGTCATGCCACACGGACTTTTGATTGGGAAGTAGTGGGGATTCCTTACGCTACCCAAGGGTTGCTAGAACGGAAAACTGTGCCGTTAAGTATACATGGTTGGGATTTGCGCGGGATTGACCCTTTACTAAATATGGGGGGAACAATTTTAGGTAGTATTAATAAAGGAGATACTTTAGCCCATGCTGATGAAATATTAGCAGGTTATGAAGCGATCGCTTTAAATGCTTTAATTATTGTGGGTGGAGATGGTAGTTTAAATATTATTCATCAATTAGCCGTTTTAGGTAATTGGAATTTAATTGCTATCCCCAAAACTATTGATCATGATGTCGCTTTTACAGAACGTTCAATCGGCTTTGATACGGCAATTAATACAATTGTTGATGCTATTAATCGTCTGATCTTTACTGCTGCTAGTCATGACCGAGTGATGATTATCGAAGTTATGGGACGCAGCGCCGGACATTTAGCTTTACACTCAGGAATTGCCGGCGGTTCTGATGTGATTTTAATTCCCGAAGTCCCCTATACTATTCAAGGAATATGTCATCATCTGACCGAATTACGCGATTGTTGGCAAAAAAAATTTGCTATTATTGTGGTTGCTGAAGGTATATCTGTTTGTGCAGAAGATGCCGATAATCCTTCTATTTGTACTACTGCTATTGATAGTGAGCGAAGCCGAACTAAATGTGGTCAAGGTCAATATATTGCCGAAAAAATTGCTAATTGTAGTAATCACCTGATTGATACCAGAGTTTCTGTATTAGGACATATTCAGCGTGGTGGTATCCCCTCAGCTTTAGACCGTCTCACAGCTACTATGTTTGGTAAAGTTGCAGTTGATTTAATTGCCCAAAATCAATATGATCAAATGTTAGCTTGGCAAAATGGCAAAGTTGTCACTTTCCCCATTCAAGATGTGATAGATAATAATCCCTCTCTTGTTAATCCTCAAGGTGATTTAGTCCAAACCGCTAGGTCTTTAGGAATATATATTGGTGAATAA
- a CDS encoding response regulator — MGYNQYRDQIRVVLMDIMMPGMNGNSAICKLKEINPQVLIIACSGCNIENMLEPNNESQVTAILSKPYTNEELLAKLNFVLK, encoded by the coding sequence GTGGGTTACAACCAATACCGGGATCAAATCAGAGTAGTATTGATGGATATAATGATGCCAGGAATGAATGGAAATTCCGCCATTTGCAAGTTAAAAGAAATCAACCCCCAGGTGCTAATAATTGCTTGTAGTGGATGCAATATAGAGAATATGTTAGAGCCAAATAATGAATCTCAAGTTACAGCAATTTTATCAAAACCCTATACTAATGAAGAGTTATTGGCAAAATTAAATTTTGTCCTCAAGTAA
- a CDS encoding dihydroorotate dehydrogenase-like protein produces the protein MNLTTTYLGLELKSPLVPSASPLSEDIDNIKLMEDAGAGAVVMHSLFEEQLNLEKSALYHHLSHGTESFAEALTYFPNIANFRVGPEEYLDHIRKAKEKVDIPIIASLNGCSVGGWTKYGKLIQEAGASALELNIYYVPTNPDLSSNNIEQNYLDILTSVKAAVTIPVAVKLSPYFTNTANIAKRLDHAGADGLVLFNRFYQPDINLENLEVEPHVLLSTPQAMRLPLRWIAILYGHIQGSLAATSGIHNAHDVIKMLMVGANITMLCSVLLREGINHIHCLEKDLREWMKIHEYESVKQMQGSMSQLNCPNPSTFERAQYMKALQTYNPDSGRVYTKS, from the coding sequence ATGAACTTAACTACCACATATTTAGGTTTAGAATTAAAATCCCCCCTAGTTCCCTCCGCGTCTCCACTTTCGGAAGACATTGATAATATTAAATTAATGGAAGATGCAGGTGCAGGTGCTGTTGTTATGCACTCGCTATTTGAAGAACAATTAAACTTAGAAAAATCCGCACTTTATCATCATTTAAGCCATGGTACAGAAAGTTTTGCAGAAGCCTTAACCTATTTCCCAAATATTGCTAATTTCCGAGTCGGACCAGAAGAATATTTAGACCATATTCGCAAAGCTAAAGAAAAGGTGGATATTCCCATTATTGCTAGTTTGAATGGTTGTTCCGTCGGTGGTTGGACTAAATATGGTAAACTCATCCAAGAAGCAGGAGCATCAGCACTAGAATTAAATATTTACTATGTTCCCACTAACCCAGATTTAAGTAGTAACAATATCGAGCAAAATTATCTTGATATTCTCACATCTGTTAAAGCCGCCGTTACTATTCCTGTAGCCGTAAAACTCAGTCCTTACTTTACTAATACTGCAAATATCGCCAAACGTTTAGATCATGCCGGGGCTGATGGATTAGTATTATTTAATCGGTTTTATCAACCAGATATTAATTTAGAAAATTTAGAAGTCGAACCTCATGTCCTTTTAAGTACCCCCCAAGCCATGCGTTTACCTCTGCGCTGGATAGCCATTCTCTATGGTCATATTCAGGGGAGTTTAGCTGCAACTAGCGGTATTCACAATGCCCATGATGTGATCAAAATGTTGATGGTGGGAGCAAATATAACTATGTTGTGTTCTGTATTATTACGAGAAGGTATTAACCATATTCACTGTTTAGAAAAAGACCTACGGGAGTGGATGAAAATACATGAATATGAATCTGTCAAGCAAATGCAAGGTAGTATGAGCCAGTTAAATTGTCCTAATCCTAGCACCTTTGAACGCGCTCAGTATATGAAGGCTTTGCAAACCTATAATCCAGATTCGGGTAGAGTTTATACAAAAAGTTAG
- the ppsA gene encoding phosphoenolpyruvate synthase: MLEIKRNQDNSQIHQEALVLPFNAVGIADIPLVGGKNASLGEMIQQLSSQGVKVPTGFATTAYAYRYFITGAGLEVKLRKIFADLDVEDMANLQECGKQARSLMLETPFPLELQEAIARSYQSLCQEYSIDTDVAVRSSATAEDLPDASFAGQQETYLNVHGIKSVLESCHKCFASIFTDRAISYRQMRGFDHFEVALSVGVQKMVRSDLASSGVMFSIDTETGFQNAALITAAYGLGENIVQGAVNPDEYLVFKPTLKQGYKPILQKRLGTKEIKMVYDIGGSKLTKNISVPQLERHQFALNDQEILQLAKWTCIIEDHYSQVRGIATPMDIEWAKDGITGELFIVQARPETVQSQKSKTVLRTYQLQEKSKVLLTGRSVGEMIGQGKARVILDVPEINLFQAGEVLVTNRTDPDWEPIMKKASAIVTNSGGRTCHASIIAREMGIPAIVGCGNATTVLETGQEITVSCAEGETGQVYAGLLNFEIQELPLDNLPRTRTKIMMNVGNPEEALGLTAIPNDGVGLARMEFIIANHIKAHPLALLHFDELEDELAKYKISELTAQYEDKAEFFIAKLAQGIGTIAAAFYPKPVIVRLSDFKSNEYANLLGGRQFEPKEENPMIGWRGASRYYDPRYREGFALECQAMKRVREEMGLTNMILMVPFCRTPEEGKRVLAEMAKNGLVKGENGLEVYVMCELPSNVLLADEFSQVFDGFSIGSNDLTQLTLGLDRDSELVAHLFDERNEAVKRIIAKAITTVKQNNRKIGICGQAPSDYPEFARFLVEQGIDSISLNPDSVIKTMLEIAKAETGE, from the coding sequence ATGTTGGAAATTAAACGTAATCAAGACAATAGCCAAATTCATCAAGAAGCTTTAGTATTACCCTTTAATGCTGTGGGAATTGCAGATATTCCCCTAGTAGGTGGTAAAAACGCTTCCTTAGGGGAAATGATTCAACAACTAAGTTCCCAAGGTGTGAAAGTTCCCACGGGATTTGCGACTACGGCTTATGCTTATAGATACTTTATTACTGGGGCTGGTTTAGAAGTAAAACTGAGAAAGATTTTTGCCGATTTAGATGTGGAGGATATGGCTAATTTGCAAGAATGTGGCAAACAAGCCAGATCATTAATGTTAGAAACCCCATTTCCGCTAGAATTGCAAGAAGCGATCGCTAGATCCTATCAAAGTTTATGTCAAGAATATAGTATAGATACTGATGTGGCTGTTCGTTCTAGTGCCACAGCCGAAGACTTACCAGATGCTAGTTTTGCGGGACAACAGGAAACTTACCTGAATGTTCATGGCATTAAAAGCGTATTAGAATCTTGCCATAAATGCTTTGCTTCTATCTTTACAGACAGGGCAATTTCCTACCGACAAATGAGAGGTTTTGATCATTTTGAAGTAGCATTATCAGTGGGTGTCCAAAAAATGGTTCGGTCCGATTTAGCCTCTTCTGGGGTGATGTTTTCCATAGACACCGAAACAGGTTTTCAAAATGCTGCTTTAATTACCGCTGCTTATGGTTTAGGTGAAAACATCGTTCAAGGTGCAGTTAACCCCGATGAATATTTGGTATTTAAACCAACTTTAAAACAAGGATATAAACCCATTCTCCAAAAACGGTTGGGAACAAAAGAAATTAAAATGGTTTATGATATAGGTGGGTCAAAATTAACTAAAAATATTTCTGTTCCTCAACTTGAACGTCATCAATTTGCCCTCAATGATCAAGAAATCCTCCAACTAGCAAAATGGACTTGTATCATTGAAGATCATTATTCCCAAGTTCGGGGAATAGCCACACCAATGGATATTGAATGGGCAAAAGATGGGATAACAGGAGAATTATTTATTGTCCAAGCTAGACCAGAAACCGTTCAATCTCAAAAATCAAAAACCGTTCTCAGGACTTATCAACTCCAAGAAAAAAGTAAAGTTTTATTAACAGGTCGTAGTGTTGGCGAAATGATAGGTCAAGGTAAAGCTAGAGTTATTCTAGATGTACCAGAAATTAATCTCTTTCAAGCCGGAGAAGTGTTAGTTACTAACCGCACAGACCCCGACTGGGAACCGATTATGAAAAAAGCCAGTGCTATTGTCACTAACTCTGGGGGGAGAACCTGTCATGCATCAATTATTGCCAGAGAAATGGGTATTCCTGCTATAGTTGGTTGTGGAAATGCGACTACAGTTTTAGAAACTGGACAAGAGATTACTGTGAGTTGTGCGGAAGGGGAAACAGGTCAAGTTTATGCAGGTTTATTAAACTTTGAAATTCAAGAATTACCATTAGATAATTTACCTCGAACCCGCACTAAAATTATGATGAATGTGGGTAATCCAGAAGAAGCTTTAGGTTTGACAGCAATTCCTAATGATGGTGTTGGTTTAGCGAGAATGGAATTTATCATTGCTAATCATATTAAAGCCCATCCTTTAGCATTATTACATTTTGACGAATTAGAAGACGAACTTGCCAAATATAAAATTAGCGAATTAACGGCACAATATGAAGATAAAGCCGAATTCTTTATTGCCAAATTAGCGCAAGGTATCGGCACAATTGCCGCAGCATTTTATCCCAAACCTGTAATTGTCCGTTTATCTGACTTCAAAAGTAATGAATATGCCAACCTTTTAGGAGGTAGACAATTTGAACCCAAAGAAGAAAATCCGATGATTGGTTGGCGTGGTGCTTCTCGTTATTATGATCCTCGTTATCGTGAAGGTTTTGCATTAGAATGTCAAGCTATGAAACGGGTAAGAGAAGAAATGGGTTTAACCAATATGATTCTCATGGTTCCCTTTTGTCGCACTCCCGAAGAAGGAAAACGAGTATTAGCAGAAATGGCAAAAAATGGCTTAGTCAAAGGTGAAAATGGCTTAGAAGTTTACGTTATGTGCGAGTTACCAAGTAACGTTTTATTAGCTGATGAATTTAGTCAGGTTTTTGATGGTTTCTCCATTGGTTCTAATGATTTAACCCAATTAACATTAGGATTAGATCGAGATTCTGAATTAGTGGCACATTTATTTGATGAACGCAATGAAGCTGTTAAAAGAATAATAGCAAAAGCCATAACTACTGTTAAACAAAATAATCGCAAAATTGGTATTTGTGGACAAGCACCCAGTGATTATCCAGAATTTGCTCGTTTTTTAGTTGAACAAGGTATAGATTCTATTAGTCTCAACCCTGATTCTGTGATTAAGACAATGTTAGAAATTGCGAAAGCAGAAACAGGGGAATAG
- a CDS encoding PAS domain S-box protein, with the protein MDAFTNRFNRKLINLPNLHQIIHYSPLTISPDSCVMDAINLMNQQQDHKVTVNNPIHQVTDYVLVVEGKQLQGIFTIKDVLRVITLNTDLSAVKMADVMTQPLITLKYSASEHILTVFALLQQHSIQYLPIVDDQDNLIGIVTEANLLQALNIEKMIGVVEALQENLLDLKTEHIPINEQLEVIRKQTHNHLQAWAKKQVDENLQINRELQETLEELQIAEEELRQQNEQLIYSRQITEAERQRYQNLFEFAPNGYLVTDTLGIIQQANHGAASLLSVRQDHLVGKPLVVFIAEEDRSQFVSRLKKLHELQEWEMNFQSRKGLLFSASVRVNSMVDNEGKRTGCLWSISDISDRRKLEAALRQDSDVLEVRVKERTAELVIANKRLQEEIIERQHIQASLQESEARLTLALEAGNIGIWDWHIQTNETLWSPTMGLMYGLPLNSSCPSIEDFLNLIYPEDRQHFQNCVSHSLEKKVDFVCEHRIVDCDGILHWLSSRGKVYCNENDRPIRMIGTTRDISERKQTQRQIYEQAALLDIATDAIFVRDFQAQIVFWNQGAERIYGWERQEVLGKNPKDIFYDSTSHEQEIIALKTVVTSGSWEGELRKRTQSNQLIIVQSRWTLMLDTDGQPKSILTVDTDITKNKQREEQSLRAQRMESIGTLAGGIAHDINNILTPILASAQLLKSSRLSEEKHKDRRQQMLTIIENNAKHGAELVKQLLSFAKGVEGKQTIVQINDLISDIIYLVSQTFSKSITFSKHIHPKLWTVLADKTQLHQVLINLVVNAADAMPDGGCLSVSTENLYLDEEMIQINHHATVGNYIVITVRDTGTGMSPEILERIFEPFFTTKDFGKGTGLGLSTVLGIIKSHKGFINVESQIGLGSVFQIFSPSVNQEVSPLESDHQEISQGQGELILVVDDEAHIREVTTTILEAYNYQVLTAKNGVEAINTYNPHSAPQNVTEGNYGDENQREHQNKQIK; encoded by the coding sequence ATGGACGCATTCACTAACAGATTTAACCGAAAATTGATTAATTTACCTAATTTACATCAAATTATTCATTATTCTCCCTTAACTATTAGTCCTGATAGTTGTGTGATGGATGCTATTAACTTGATGAATCAACAACAAGATCATAAAGTTACAGTTAATAACCCGATCCATCAAGTAACCGACTATGTTTTAGTAGTAGAGGGAAAGCAATTACAAGGAATATTTACTATTAAAGATGTATTGAGAGTAATTACCTTAAATACCGACCTATCAGCGGTAAAAATGGCAGACGTGATGACTCAGCCGCTAATTACTCTCAAATATTCAGCATCTGAGCATATTTTGACAGTGTTTGCACTTTTACAGCAGCATTCTATTCAGTATTTACCAATAGTAGATGATCAAGACAACTTAATCGGTATTGTCACTGAAGCAAACTTGCTGCAAGCCTTAAATATAGAAAAAATGATTGGTGTGGTTGAGGCATTGCAGGAAAATTTGCTAGATTTGAAGACAGAACACATACCAATTAATGAACAACTGGAAGTAATCCGTAAGCAAACTCATAATCATTTACAAGCATGGGCAAAAAAACAAGTTGACGAGAATTTACAAATTAATCGAGAACTGCAAGAAACTTTAGAAGAACTGCAAATTGCCGAAGAAGAACTACGTCAACAAAATGAACAACTAATCTATTCTCGGCAAATTACTGAAGCAGAACGACAGCGTTATCAAAATTTATTTGAATTTGCACCTAATGGTTATTTAGTAACTGATACTTTAGGAATAATTCAGCAAGCTAATCATGGGGCAGCATCCTTACTATCTGTCCGTCAAGATCATCTTGTGGGCAAACCATTAGTAGTTTTTATTGCTGAAGAAGATCGTTCTCAATTTGTATCCCGGTTAAAAAAATTGCATGAATTACAGGAATGGGAAATGAATTTCCAGTCCCGTAAAGGTTTACTCTTTTCTGCTAGTGTGAGAGTAAATTCTATGGTTGATAATGAGGGTAAACGGACTGGTTGTTTATGGTCAATATCTGATATTAGCGACAGGAGAAAATTAGAAGCAGCACTCCGTCAAGATAGCGATGTCTTGGAAGTTCGGGTAAAAGAACGCACGGCAGAATTAGTGATTGCCAATAAGCGATTGCAAGAAGAAATCATTGAACGGCAACATATTCAAGCGTCCTTACAAGAAAGTGAAGCCCGACTCACCTTAGCACTAGAAGCAGGTAATATTGGGATCTGGGATTGGCATATCCAAACCAATGAAACTCTCTGGTCTCCTACCATGGGTTTAATGTATGGTTTACCTCTCAATAGTTCCTGTCCTAGTATTGAAGACTTTCTCAATTTAATCTATCCTGAAGACCGTCAGCATTTTCAAAACTGTGTCAGTCATTCCCTGGAGAAAAAAGTTGATTTTGTCTGTGAACATCGGATAGTGGATTGTGATGGTATCCTACATTGGTTGAGTTCTAGAGGAAAAGTTTACTGTAACGAAAATGATCGGCCAATCCGCATGATTGGCACAACTAGAGACATTTCTGAACGTAAACAAACGCAACGGCAAATATATGAACAAGCTGCCCTATTAGATATTGCGACTGATGCAATTTTTGTCCGAGATTTTCAAGCCCAAATCGTCTTTTGGAATCAGGGGGCAGAGAGGATATATGGTTGGGAACGTCAGGAAGTTTTAGGTAAGAATCCCAAGGATATTTTTTACGATTCAACTTCCCATGAACAAGAGATAATCGCCCTAAAAACTGTAGTTACATCGGGAAGTTGGGAGGGTGAGTTACGCAAACGCACACAATCAAACCAACTAATTATTGTTCAAAGTCGCTGGACATTGATGTTAGATACTGATGGACAACCTAAATCTATTCTCACAGTAGATACTGATATTACAAAAAATAAACAACGAGAAGAGCAATCTTTACGCGCTCAAAGAATGGAAAGTATTGGAACTTTAGCTGGAGGCATTGCCCACGATATCAATAATATCTTAACACCAATTTTAGCATCTGCTCAATTACTCAAAAGTAGTAGATTATCTGAAGAAAAACATAAAGATCGTCGTCAGCAAATGCTGACAATTATTGAAAATAATGCGAAACATGGTGCAGAACTAGTCAAACAATTGTTATCCTTCGCCAAAGGTGTTGAAGGCAAACAGACGATTGTGCAGATTAATGATTTGATCAGCGATATTATCTACTTGGTCAGTCAAACATTTTCCAAATCCATCACATTTTCTAAGCATATTCACCCTAAATTATGGACAGTGCTTGCGGATAAAACCCAACTGCATCAAGTATTAATAAACTTAGTGGTTAATGCTGCTGATGCTATGCCTGACGGTGGATGTCTCTCTGTTTCTACAGAAAATTTGTATCTTGATGAAGAGATGATCCAGATAAATCATCATGCTACAGTTGGGAATTATATTGTGATTACGGTTAGAGATACGGGGACGGGAATGTCACCGGAAATATTAGAAAGAATATTTGAGCCATTTTTTACCACTAAGGATTTTGGTAAAGGCACAGGATTAGGACTATCAACAGTATTAGGAATTATTAAAAGTCATAAGGGGTTTATTAATGTTGAAAGTCAAATTGGACTTGGTAGCGTATTTCAGATATTTTCACCATCAGTTAACCAAGAAGTTTCCCCTTTAGAATCCGATCATCAAGAAATATCTCAAGGACAGGGAGAACTAATTTTAGTAGTAGATGATGAAGCCCATATCCGGGAAGTTACAACAACCATTTTAGAAGCCTACAATTATCAAGTTCTTACCGCTAAAAACGGCGTGGAAGCAATCAATACTTACAACCCACATTCCGCACCCCAAAATGTTACAGAGGGAAATTACGGAGATGAAAATCAAAGGGAGCATCAAAACAAACAGATAAAGTGA